The segment ATGTTCCCCATCGAGTTCATCGGCCACCTCGCCCGGCCGATCTCCCTGTCGATCCGGCTATTCGGCAACATCTTTGGGGAGGAGAGCGTCGTTGCCATCCTGCTGTCTTTGATCTGGCTAGGTATTCCGTATGTCATCTATCTGGGCATCATGATGCCCCTGAGTCTCTTTACCAGCATCGTCC is part of the Candidatus Methylomirabilota bacterium genome and harbors:
- a CDS encoding F0F1 ATP synthase subunit A, whose translation is MFPIEFIGHLARPISLSIRLFGNIFGEESVVAILLSLIWLGIPYVIYLGIMMPLSLFTSIVQSFVFVMLSMVYIAGAVQVEHEEHH